One Kitasatospora sp. NBC_01266 genomic window carries:
- the hflX gene encoding GTPase HflX encodes MTSTFEDRDFSSATTGRSARGPAGLRAEALMDEDLAAIDEDFGRNYDGDQYDRSERAALRRVAGLSTELEDVTEVEYRQLRLERVVLVGVWTDGTVEEAENSLAELAALAETAGSQVLDGVIQRRDKPDAATYIGSGKARELRDIVAATGADTVVCDGELTPGQLIHLEDVVKVKVVDRTALILDIFAQHAKSREGKAQVSLAQMQYMLPRLRGWGQSLSRQMGGGGSGSSGGGMATRGPGETKIETDRRRIREKMAKLRREIADMKKGRDTKRQERKRHQVPSVAIAGYTNAGKSSLLNRLTGAGVLVENSLFATLDPTVRRATTPGGRLYTLADTVGFVRHLPHHLVEAFRSTMEEVADADLILHVVDGSHPEPETQLAAVREVIVSVDAQHVPEIVVINKADAADPHVLQRLLRREPHAIVVSARSGQGIAELLQLIDQELPRPAVEVQALVPYTRGDLVSRVHAEGELLETEHTGEGTLLRAKVEAELAAELERYAVAVQH; translated from the coding sequence ATGACCTCCACGTTCGAAGACCGCGATTTTTCCAGCGCGACCACCGGCCGCAGCGCCCGCGGTCCCGCTGGCCTCCGGGCCGAAGCCCTGATGGACGAGGACCTCGCGGCGATCGACGAGGACTTCGGCCGGAACTACGACGGTGACCAGTACGACCGCAGCGAGCGCGCCGCACTGCGCCGCGTGGCGGGCCTGTCCACCGAACTCGAGGACGTCACCGAGGTCGAGTACCGCCAGCTGCGCCTGGAGCGCGTGGTGCTGGTGGGCGTCTGGACCGACGGCACCGTCGAGGAGGCCGAGAACTCGCTGGCCGAGCTCGCCGCGCTCGCCGAGACCGCCGGCTCCCAGGTGCTCGACGGGGTGATCCAGCGCCGCGACAAGCCGGATGCCGCCACCTACATCGGCTCCGGCAAGGCCAGGGAACTGCGTGACATCGTCGCCGCCACCGGCGCCGACACCGTGGTCTGCGACGGTGAGCTGACCCCGGGTCAGCTGATCCACCTCGAGGACGTGGTGAAGGTCAAGGTGGTCGACCGGACCGCGCTGATCCTGGACATCTTCGCCCAGCACGCCAAGTCCCGGGAGGGCAAGGCCCAGGTCTCGCTGGCGCAGATGCAGTACATGCTGCCGCGCCTGCGCGGCTGGGGTCAGTCGCTCTCCCGGCAGATGGGTGGCGGTGGCTCCGGCTCCTCGGGCGGCGGGATGGCCACCCGTGGTCCCGGTGAGACCAAGATCGAGACCGACCGGCGGCGGATCCGCGAGAAGATGGCGAAGCTCCGCAGGGAGATCGCCGACATGAAGAAGGGCCGGGACACCAAGCGCCAGGAGCGCAAGCGCCACCAGGTGCCCTCGGTCGCGATTGCCGGCTACACCAACGCCGGCAAGTCCTCGCTGCTCAACCGGCTCACCGGCGCCGGCGTCCTGGTGGAGAACTCGCTGTTCGCCACCCTGGACCCGACCGTGCGGCGGGCCACCACCCCGGGCGGGCGGCTCTACACGCTGGCCGACACGGTCGGCTTCGTCCGGCACCTGCCGCACCACCTGGTCGAGGCCTTCCGCTCGACCATGGAGGAGGTCGCCGACGCTGACCTGATCCTGCACGTGGTGGACGGCTCGCACCCCGAGCCGGAGACCCAGCTGGCGGCCGTCCGCGAGGTGATCGTCTCGGTCGACGCGCAGCACGTGCCGGAGATCGTGGTGATCAACAAGGCCGACGCCGCCGACCCGCACGTGCTGCAGCGGCTGCTGCGCCGCGAGCCGCACGCGATCGTGGTCTCGGCCCGCTCCGGGCAGGGGATCGCGGAGCTGCTGCAGCTGATCGACCAGGAGCTGCCGCGCCCGGCCGTCGAGGTCCAGGCGCTGGTTCCGTACACCCGGGGCGACCTGGTCTCCCGGGTGCACGCGGAGGGCGAGCTGCTGGAGACCGAGCACACCGGTGAGGGCACGCTGCTGCGGGCCAAGGTCGAGGCCGAGCTGGCCGCCGAGCTGGAGCGCTACGCGGTGGCCGTGCAGCACTGA
- a CDS encoding GNAT family N-acetyltransferase yields the protein MQSQHAHPAARAGRAGRPGGDAVRLRHHPQPGGGRMTALTTPVGGFRLRIVRPEDLPLITGWMNDPAVDAFWELAGPPERTERHVRAQLEGDGRSVPQLGLLDGVPMSYWEVYRVERDRLAEYYPAEPGDIGLHLLLGPPESRGRGLGGALLAAMAQHLLRTSPRVVAEPDVRNTASVRAFRRAGFSTVGEIELPEKRAALMMREREA from the coding sequence CTGCAAAGCCAACATGCTCACCCGGCTGCACGGGCTGGACGAGCTGGTCGGCCCGGTGGAGACGCAGTCCGTCTACGTCACCATCCCCAACCCGGTGGCGGCCGGATGACCGCGCTGACCACGCCGGTGGGGGGTTTCCGGCTGCGGATCGTGCGACCCGAGGACCTGCCGCTGATCACCGGCTGGATGAACGACCCGGCGGTGGACGCCTTCTGGGAGCTGGCCGGTCCGCCCGAGCGGACCGAGCGGCACGTGCGGGCCCAACTGGAGGGGGATGGCCGCAGCGTTCCCCAACTCGGCCTGCTGGACGGCGTGCCGATGAGCTACTGGGAGGTCTACCGGGTGGAGCGGGACCGGCTGGCCGAGTACTACCCGGCCGAGCCCGGCGACATCGGCTTGCACCTGCTGCTGGGCCCGCCCGAGAGCCGCGGGCGGGGGCTGGGCGGTGCGCTGCTCGCGGCGATGGCCCAGCACCTGCTGCGGACCAGTCCGCGGGTGGTCGCCGAGCCCGATGTCCGCAACACCGCCTCGGTGCGGGCCTTTCGCCGGGCCGGCTTCAGCACGGTGGGCGAGATCGAGCTGCCGGAGAAGCGCGCGGCACTGATGATGCGTGAGAGGGAGGCCTGA
- a CDS encoding RelA/SpoT family protein, translating into MTVETGRPTGQALSPGTSEAPSPVSDRPGGRSAQVPPAGPAASPAAPPSAPTSPESPSPGRRLLGRAALGRAGRAALLATGRPPVPDAIEPLVQAHRRHHPQSDLALLSRAYRTAEESHRGQKRKSGEPYITHPLAVTMILAQLGAETTTLVASLLHDTVEDTEVTLDQVAAAYGPEVAYLVDGVTKLEKVDFGAAAEAETFRKMLVATGDDVRVMVIKLADRLHNMRTIRHMKPASQIRIAKVTRDVLIPLAERLGIQVVKTELEDIVFATLHPEEYARTRALIAAQEAAQDALLSPFAAALRRQLAESGVSAEVTVRPRHCVSVHRTMLRRGQGGPTGRPYPADLARLLVVVEETADCYAVLGELHTCWTPLPGEFKDFVAAPKFNLYQSLHTAVSVDGVLVEVLVRTPRMHQIAEFGVVALGSPQALGTQPAGAEQAGRDELDGTDPARPGWLSRLLEWQQETPDPDAFWSTLTADLSDDGEITAVTEEGATLVLPVGASCVDAAYQLGEEIGHRCIGARVNGRLVALATALADGDVVGILTESGGGPGGPEPTGPSPQWLEFAHTPGARIAIERWLAGHPGPGVPAGHGVVQGGSAAPPAVPAPHRPAARSAPARPSGGHGRLVIAPGHPGAAVRLARCCTPVPPDQVTGFQIRGGSIAVHRYDCPTGERMRGSGRGPVQLDWAPEAGAAAAAPAPFRVTLQAEALNRNGLLADLTAAMSATGLDIVSAVVEPPEELRVRHTYTVELPGAATLPVVMRAMLRVSGVYDVRRPGLEAPRPPRLRPNARPARNDGDPAPGPVRPSKGMRDRSAALSAVDGQPEES; encoded by the coding sequence ATGACTGTCGAGACCGGCCGGCCAACCGGCCAGGCCCTGTCACCTGGGACATCTGAGGCTCCGTCACCTGTTTCCGATCGGCCCGGGGGGCGGTCGGCGCAGGTGCCGCCGGCCGGTCCGGCCGCGTCGCCCGCGGCACCGCCGTCCGCGCCGACATCACCTGAGTCGCCGTCACCCGGTCGGCGGCTGCTCGGGCGAGCGGCGCTCGGCCGGGCCGGGCGCGCCGCCCTGCTGGCCACCGGGCGCCCTCCGGTGCCGGACGCGATCGAGCCGCTGGTGCAGGCGCACCGCCGCCACCACCCGCAGTCCGACCTCGCGCTGCTCAGTCGCGCCTACCGGACGGCCGAGGAGAGCCACCGGGGGCAGAAGCGCAAGAGCGGCGAGCCGTACATCACCCACCCGCTCGCCGTCACCATGATCCTGGCCCAGCTCGGCGCCGAGACCACCACCCTGGTCGCCTCGCTGCTGCACGACACGGTCGAGGACACCGAGGTGACGCTCGATCAGGTAGCCGCTGCCTACGGCCCCGAGGTCGCCTACCTGGTGGACGGCGTGACCAAGCTGGAGAAGGTGGACTTCGGCGCGGCGGCGGAGGCGGAAACGTTCCGCAAGATGCTGGTCGCCACCGGCGACGACGTGCGGGTCATGGTGATCAAGCTGGCCGACCGGCTGCACAACATGCGGACGATCCGGCACATGAAGCCCGCCAGCCAGATCCGGATCGCCAAGGTCACCCGGGACGTGCTGATCCCGCTGGCCGAGCGGCTGGGCATCCAGGTGGTGAAGACGGAGCTGGAGGACATCGTCTTCGCCACCCTGCACCCCGAGGAGTACGCCAGGACCAGAGCCCTGATCGCCGCCCAGGAGGCGGCCCAGGACGCGCTGCTCAGCCCGTTCGCCGCGGCACTGCGCCGGCAGCTGGCCGAGTCCGGGGTGTCGGCCGAGGTCACCGTGCGGCCCCGGCACTGCGTCTCGGTGCACCGCACGATGCTGCGCCGCGGCCAGGGCGGGCCGACGGGGCGCCCGTACCCGGCCGACCTGGCCCGGCTGCTGGTCGTGGTCGAGGAGACCGCCGACTGCTACGCGGTCCTCGGCGAACTGCACACCTGCTGGACTCCGCTGCCCGGCGAGTTCAAGGACTTCGTGGCCGCGCCCAAGTTCAACCTCTACCAGTCGCTGCACACGGCGGTCTCGGTGGACGGCGTGCTGGTCGAGGTGCTGGTCCGCACGCCCCGGATGCACCAGATCGCGGAGTTCGGGGTGGTCGCGCTCGGCAGCCCGCAGGCCCTGGGCACCCAGCCGGCCGGTGCCGAGCAGGCCGGGCGCGACGAGCTGGACGGCACCGACCCGGCCCGTCCCGGCTGGCTCAGCCGGCTGCTGGAGTGGCAGCAGGAGACGCCGGACCCGGACGCCTTCTGGTCCACGCTGACCGCCGACCTGTCCGATGACGGGGAGATCACCGCCGTCACCGAGGAGGGCGCCACCCTGGTGCTGCCGGTCGGGGCCAGCTGCGTCGACGCCGCCTACCAGCTCGGTGAGGAGATCGGGCACCGATGTATCGGTGCGCGGGTGAACGGGCGCCTGGTGGCGCTGGCCACCGCGCTGGCGGACGGCGATGTGGTGGGCATCCTGACCGAGTCGGGGGGCGGCCCCGGTGGGCCCGAGCCGACCGGGCCGAGCCCGCAGTGGCTGGAGTTCGCGCACACCCCCGGCGCCCGGATCGCGATCGAGCGCTGGCTGGCCGGGCACCCTGGGCCGGGGGTCCCGGCGGGCCACGGTGTCGTGCAGGGGGGCTCGGCCGCACCCCCGGCCGTGCCCGCGCCGCACCGCCCGGCCGCGCGGTCGGCACCCGCGCGGCCGTCGGGTGGCCACGGTCGGCTGGTGATCGCCCCCGGGCACCCGGGAGCGGCCGTGCGGCTGGCCCGCTGCTGCACCCCGGTCCCGCCGGACCAGGTGACCGGTTTCCAGATCCGCGGTGGTTCGATCGCGGTGCACCGGTACGACTGCCCCACCGGCGAGCGGATGCGCGGCTCGGGGCGCGGTCCGGTGCAGCTGGACTGGGCGCCGGAGGCCGGGGCGGCGGCTGCCGCGCCGGCCCCGTTCCGGGTCACCCTGCAGGCCGAGGCGCTGAACCGCAACGGCCTGCTGGCCGACCTGACCGCCGCGATGTCGGCCACCGGGCTCGACATCGTCTCCGCGGTGGTGGAACCGCCCGAGGAGCTGCGGGTGCGGCACACCTACACGGTGGAGCTGCCCGGCGCCGCGACGCTGCCCGTGGTGATGCGTGCCATGCTGCGGGTCTCCGGGGTCTACGACGTGCGCCGCCCCGGCCTGGAGGCCCCGCGCCCGCCCCGGCTGCGGCCCAACGCCCGGCCCGCCCGAAATGATGGTGACCCGGCCCCCGGGCCCGTGCGACCATCGAAGGGAATGCGGGACCGGTCCGCTGCGTTGAGCGCAGTGGACGGGCAGCCCGAAGAGAGCTGA
- a CDS encoding lysine N(6)-hydroxylase/L-ornithine N(5)-oxygenase family protein — protein MDDQLAVLETPFDVAADGPLDVLGVGIGPFNLSLAALVDRQPRLRALFCDRRPEFRWHPGMLVDGARMQVPFLADLVSLVDPTNPWSFLNYLRAHDRLFPFYFAERFQLPRREYDHYCRWVAEGLADCRFGTEVTAVGWADGAFTATLRGPAGQQRVRARNLVLGVGTEPVRPSAFAALSGRPTVFHSGEYLQRRAALTGARDITVVGSGQSGAEVFLDLLRTLPTGDGTRLRWLTRSRALAPMEYSKLGLEHFTPDYTRYFHGLPAPVRDRLVAEQWQLHKAASAETLAEIHDLLYERTIGRPIGAPDVEIVPGTEVTEALPGPCGGLELRCLHRDSGLRRVVRTDAVVLATGYRAGRPAAVEPLAELIDWDEQGRFRVDLDHRVATAAELTGGLYVQNAELHTHGVGTPDLGLGAHRAAVILNALTGRTVHRLPARTAWTSFAPAALPAQGAAFPEEWNSAPSARR, from the coding sequence ATGGATGATCAGCTCGCTGTGCTGGAAACCCCGTTCGACGTGGCGGCCGACGGCCCGCTCGATGTCCTGGGCGTCGGCATCGGCCCGTTCAACCTCTCGCTGGCCGCGCTGGTCGACCGGCAGCCGCGGCTGCGGGCGCTGTTCTGCGACCGCCGGCCCGAGTTCCGCTGGCACCCCGGGATGCTGGTGGACGGGGCCAGGATGCAGGTGCCGTTCCTGGCCGACCTGGTATCGCTGGTCGATCCGACCAACCCCTGGTCCTTCCTCAACTACCTGCGCGCGCACGACCGGCTCTTCCCGTTCTACTTCGCCGAGCGGTTCCAACTGCCGCGCCGGGAGTACGACCACTACTGCCGCTGGGTCGCCGAGGGGCTGGCCGACTGCCGGTTCGGCACCGAGGTCACGGCGGTGGGCTGGGCGGACGGCGCCTTCACCGCCACGCTGCGCGGGCCGGCCGGCCAGCAGCGGGTGCGGGCCCGCAACCTGGTGCTCGGGGTCGGCACCGAGCCGGTCCGCCCGTCGGCCTTCGCCGCGCTGTCCGGGCGGCCCACCGTCTTCCACTCCGGCGAGTACCTGCAGCGCCGGGCGGCGCTGACCGGCGCCCGGGACATCACCGTGGTCGGCTCGGGGCAGTCCGGCGCCGAGGTCTTCCTGGACCTGCTGCGCACCCTGCCGACGGGTGACGGCACCCGGCTGCGCTGGCTCACCCGGAGCAGGGCGCTGGCCCCGATGGAGTACTCCAAGCTCGGCCTGGAGCACTTCACCCCTGACTACACCCGCTACTTCCACGGCCTGCCCGCCCCCGTCCGCGACCGGCTGGTGGCCGAGCAGTGGCAGCTGCACAAGGCGGCGAGCGCCGAGACCCTGGCCGAGATCCACGACCTGCTCTACGAACGCACCATCGGCCGCCCGATCGGTGCCCCCGACGTCGAGATCGTCCCCGGCACCGAGGTGACCGAGGCGCTGCCCGGTCCCTGCGGCGGCCTGGAACTGCGCTGCCTGCACCGGGACTCCGGGCTGCGGCGGGTGGTCCGCACCGATGCCGTGGTGCTGGCCACCGGCTACCGGGCCGGGCGTCCGGCGGCCGTGGAACCGCTGGCCGAGCTGATCGACTGGGACGAGCAGGGCCGGTTCCGGGTCGACCTGGACCACCGGGTGGCCACCGCGGCCGAGCTGACCGGCGGCCTGTACGTGCAGAACGCCGAGCTGCACACCCACGGTGTCGGGACGCCCGACCTCGGTCTCGGCGCCCATCGTGCGGCGGTGATCCTCAACGCGCTCACCGGCCGCACGGTGCACCGGCTGCCCGCCAGGACCGCCTGGACCAGCTTCGCCCCGGCCGCCCTGCCCGCCCAGGGGGCCGCCTTCCCCGAGGAGTGGAACAGTGCCCCGTCCGCCCGCCGATGA
- a CDS encoding trypsin-like serine peptidase, whose product MNGGTRRRTAAAGAVAALTLFATAACGSSDTPKAAPAPSPTAVTASPSSALALPGGLGLPSLNDLKHWKLSDWDSWAKQHAIPQAVKGFWNLQKMLQAKPNDPVVPPQQPTGGSSSGTGSSTGGSSDTDPLPAPIAAEAVPHPYAQNAVDGKLFFDISSSQHAVCSATVISDPQHPGKSNLIWTAGHCITSGKSGQQYSNLAFVPAFNSSGAVSGGQQPTSQSQFAPFGVWDATQAISSPQWYAEGSETGGPASQCDFAIIRVQNENGNGKSLEETVGGSVPVWFNAPRDQLKITAVGYPAAPPFNGTQMERCAGGQASRISFDTSRPAMNVIGCGMTAGSSGGGWFADRGGKPALVSNTSIGPQESGWLAGPYLDDVAQSALDYISKKS is encoded by the coding sequence ATGAACGGCGGAACCCGCCGACGCACCGCGGCAGCCGGCGCCGTGGCCGCCCTGACCCTCTTCGCCACGGCCGCCTGCGGGTCGAGCGACACCCCGAAGGCGGCGCCCGCCCCGAGCCCGACCGCGGTCACCGCGTCGCCGTCGAGCGCGCTCGCGCTGCCCGGTGGCCTGGGCCTGCCCAGCCTGAACGACCTGAAGCACTGGAAGCTCTCCGACTGGGACAGCTGGGCCAAGCAGCACGCGATCCCGCAGGCGGTCAAGGGCTTCTGGAACCTGCAGAAGATGCTCCAGGCCAAGCCGAACGACCCGGTCGTCCCGCCGCAGCAGCCCACCGGCGGCAGCAGCAGCGGCACCGGCAGCAGCACTGGCGGCAGCAGCGACACCGACCCGCTGCCCGCCCCGATCGCGGCCGAGGCGGTGCCCCACCCGTACGCGCAGAACGCGGTGGACGGCAAGCTCTTCTTCGACATCAGCTCCTCCCAGCACGCGGTCTGCTCGGCCACCGTGATCTCCGACCCGCAGCACCCGGGCAAGAGCAACCTGATCTGGACCGCCGGGCACTGCATCACCAGCGGGAAGAGCGGCCAGCAGTACAGCAACCTCGCCTTCGTCCCGGCCTTCAACAGCTCCGGCGCGGTCAGCGGCGGCCAGCAGCCGACCAGCCAGAGCCAGTTCGCGCCGTTCGGCGTCTGGGACGCCACCCAGGCGATCTCCTCGCCGCAGTGGTACGCGGAGGGCTCCGAGACCGGCGGCCCGGCCAGCCAGTGCGACTTCGCGATCATCCGAGTGCAGAACGAGAACGGCAACGGGAAGTCGCTGGAGGAGACGGTCGGCGGCTCGGTGCCGGTCTGGTTCAACGCTCCGCGCGACCAGCTGAAGATCACCGCGGTCGGCTACCCGGCCGCCCCGCCCTTCAACGGCACCCAGATGGAGCGCTGCGCGGGCGGCCAGGCCTCCCGGATCTCCTTCGACACCTCGCGCCCGGCGATGAACGTGATCGGCTGCGGGATGACCGCCGGCTCCAGCGGCGGCGGCTGGTTCGCGGACCGCGGCGGCAAGCCGGCCCTGGTCAGCAACACCTCGATCGGCCCCCAGGAGAGCGGCTGGCTGGCCGGCCCCTACCTGGACGACGTGGCGCAGAGCGCGCTGGACTACATCAGCAAGAAAAGTTGA
- a CDS encoding IucA/IucC family protein, producing MSTALTGAPATVPRQLDQLAESDPLLHQDPSVAAEQAAIEGLLRCWCRETGARPDQDGVLRVPVLGGAARLLAGVRYWSPCGWHRFGPAVLAAGRAETGNPLDAVTAAALLARSADAHPGAEQLADMVGRVADSVRRTADVLRHRRGNPGPGPDSAFLRAEQSLLLGHPLQPDPKSRDGLGPAQSAAYSPELRGSFALHWYAVDRDLLAAGSALAVPAEQLTAELLGAPELLPPNTAALPLHPWQAQELERRPQIARLLADGALHDLGRHGAPWFPTSSVRTVYRPGTAWMLKLSLGLRITNSRRENLRKELHRGLEVHRLLEAGLSAEWRAAHPGFDIIRDPAWIGVDLPGLGAHSPGGLDTVLRQQPFADTDRAICVAALVAERPLGEPVLDVPSELGDLLRSLARRSGRPLPTVAAEWFLRYLDAVVLPVLWLDGRAGIALEAHQQNSLVLLDADGWPTGGRFRDNQGYYFRASHAERLEARLPGLGRDSDTFVEDAVADERFAYYLGINHVLGLIGAFGSQRLADERVLLAALRRFLACPAVAATGSTLPAHLLAARELRCKANMLTRLHGLDELVGPVETQSVYVTIPNPVAAG from the coding sequence TTGAGCACCGCCCTGACCGGAGCCCCGGCCACCGTCCCGCGACAGCTGGACCAGTTGGCCGAGTCGGATCCGCTGCTGCACCAGGACCCCTCGGTCGCGGCCGAGCAGGCGGCGATCGAGGGGCTGCTGCGCTGCTGGTGCCGGGAGACCGGGGCCCGCCCGGATCAGGACGGCGTGCTGCGGGTTCCGGTGCTGGGCGGGGCGGCCCGGCTGCTGGCGGGCGTGCGGTACTGGTCGCCGTGCGGCTGGCACCGGTTCGGGCCGGCCGTGCTGGCCGCCGGCCGGGCCGAGACCGGCAACCCGCTGGACGCGGTGACCGCGGCCGCGTTGCTGGCCCGCTCGGCCGACGCGCACCCGGGCGCCGAGCAACTCGCCGACATGGTCGGCAGGGTGGCCGACTCCGTCCGGCGGACCGCCGACGTGCTGCGCCACCGGCGCGGGAACCCGGGCCCGGGGCCGGACTCCGCCTTCCTGCGGGCCGAGCAGTCGCTGCTGCTCGGGCACCCGCTGCAGCCCGACCCGAAGAGCCGCGACGGCCTCGGGCCCGCCCAGAGCGCGGCCTACTCGCCCGAGCTGCGCGGCTCCTTCGCGCTGCACTGGTACGCCGTCGACCGCGACCTGCTCGCCGCCGGCTCGGCGCTGGCGGTGCCCGCCGAGCAGCTGACCGCCGAACTGCTCGGCGCGCCCGAGCTGTTGCCGCCGAACACCGCCGCGCTGCCGCTGCACCCCTGGCAGGCGCAGGAGTTGGAACGCCGACCGCAGATCGCCCGGCTGCTGGCCGACGGCGCGCTGCACGACCTCGGCCGGCACGGCGCCCCCTGGTTCCCGACCTCCTCTGTGCGCACCGTCTACCGCCCGGGCACCGCCTGGATGCTCAAGCTCTCGCTCGGCCTGCGGATCACCAACTCCCGCCGGGAGAACCTGCGCAAGGAACTGCACCGGGGCCTGGAGGTGCACCGGCTGCTGGAGGCCGGGCTGAGCGCCGAGTGGCGGGCCGCGCACCCCGGCTTCGACATCATCCGCGACCCGGCCTGGATCGGGGTGGACCTGCCGGGGCTCGGCGCGCACAGCCCCGGCGGCCTGGACACCGTGCTGCGGCAGCAGCCGTTCGCCGACACCGACCGGGCGATCTGCGTGGCCGCGCTGGTCGCCGAGCGGCCACTGGGCGAGCCGGTCCTCGACGTGCCGTCCGAACTCGGCGACCTGCTGCGCTCGTTGGCCCGGCGCAGCGGTCGGCCGCTGCCGACCGTGGCAGCCGAGTGGTTCCTGCGCTACCTGGACGCCGTGGTGCTGCCGGTGCTCTGGCTGGACGGGCGGGCCGGCATCGCGCTGGAGGCCCACCAGCAGAACAGCCTGGTGCTGCTGGACGCCGACGGCTGGCCGACCGGCGGCCGGTTCCGCGACAACCAGGGGTACTACTTCCGCGCGTCGCACGCCGAGCGGCTGGAGGCCCGGCTGCCCGGTCTCGGCCGGGACAGCGACACCTTCGTCGAGGACGCGGTGGCGGACGAGCGCTTCGCCTACTACCTGGGGATCAACCACGTCCTCGGCCTGATCGGCGCGTTCGGCTCGCAGCGGCTGGCCGACGAGCGGGTGCTGCTCGCGGCGCTGCGCCGGTTCCTGGCCTGCCCGGCCGTCGCCGCCACCGGTTCCACGCTGCCCGCCCACCTGCTGGCCGCCCGCGAACTGCGCTGCAAAGCCAACATGCTCACCCGGCTGCACGGGCTGGACGAGCTGGTCGGCCCGGTGGAGACGCAGTCCGTCTACGTCACCATCCCCAACCCGGTGGCGGCCGGATGA
- a CDS encoding trypsin-like serine peptidase, producing the protein MRRTITRAAAAAALATVLALTAGCGAGGSEHRARADAAALRDPRSWSAADWSRWARQHLLKNEIAKDLWSPAAMKAATPAAPAAPVAAPQPPAVPTATPTTPAPTASAGTAAPTAIPSSTAPTVADPQNDPLPAAVPAQAAPHPYPPDLAVFGRIFATSPRGTYVCSGTVVSDPQHPGRSNLVWTAGHCLHSGKGGDWLKNIAFVPDYNSSDAAGGGRAATLAQVAPYGRWWANDAMVAPQWMAQGGDSGGAVNQDDSGVIRVTDPDLPGRSLEEEVGGSVPIWFDAPRDRLTSVTAYGFPAALPFDGQQLESCAGGQPGRLSYDPTRPTMLTIGCTMTAGASGGGWLALGPDGRPTLVSNTSIGPSPAAWVAGPELDDQAKQMFTAMTQLP; encoded by the coding sequence GTGCGACGGACCATCACCAGGGCGGCGGCGGCCGCCGCCCTGGCCACCGTCCTGGCCCTCACCGCCGGGTGCGGCGCGGGCGGCAGTGAGCACCGGGCCAGGGCCGACGCCGCCGCGCTGCGCGACCCGCGGAGCTGGAGCGCCGCCGACTGGTCCCGGTGGGCGCGGCAGCACCTGCTGAAGAACGAGATCGCCAAGGACCTCTGGTCACCCGCCGCGATGAAGGCGGCCACTCCGGCCGCCCCGGCCGCGCCGGTCGCCGCTCCGCAGCCGCCCGCCGTGCCCACCGCCACGCCCACCACCCCCGCGCCGACCGCCTCGGCCGGCACCGCCGCACCCACCGCCATTCCGTCCAGCACCGCCCCGACGGTGGCGGACCCCCAGAACGACCCGCTGCCCGCCGCCGTCCCGGCGCAGGCCGCCCCGCATCCCTACCCGCCCGACCTGGCGGTCTTCGGCAGGATCTTCGCCACCAGCCCGCGGGGCACCTACGTCTGCTCCGGCACCGTGGTGAGCGACCCGCAGCACCCGGGCAGGAGCAACCTGGTGTGGACCGCCGGACACTGCCTGCACAGCGGCAAGGGCGGCGACTGGCTGAAGAACATCGCCTTCGTCCCGGACTACAACAGCTCGGACGCGGCCGGTGGCGGCCGCGCCGCCACGCTGGCCCAGGTCGCGCCCTACGGCCGCTGGTGGGCGAACGACGCCATGGTGGCGCCGCAGTGGATGGCCCAGGGCGGCGACTCGGGCGGCGCGGTCAACCAGGACGACTCGGGGGTCATCCGGGTCACCGACCCGGACCTGCCGGGCAGGTCACTGGAGGAGGAGGTCGGCGGCTCGGTACCGATCTGGTTCGACGCCCCGCGCGACCGGCTCACCTCGGTCACCGCCTACGGGTTCCCGGCCGCCCTGCCGTTCGACGGCCAGCAGTTGGAGTCCTGCGCCGGCGGCCAGCCGGGCCGGCTCTCCTACGACCCGACCCGGCCGACCATGCTGACCATCGGCTGCACCATGACCGCCGGCGCCAGCGGCGGCGGCTGGTTGGCACTCGGCCCCGACGGCAGGCCGACCCTGGTCAGCAACACCTCGATCGGCCCGAGCCCGGCGGCCTGGGTGGCCGGGCCCGAGCTGGACGACCAGGCGAAGCAGATGTTCACCGCCATGACGCAGCTGCCCTGA